In Anolis sagrei isolate rAnoSag1 chromosome 5, rAnoSag1.mat, whole genome shotgun sequence, the DNA window ttcttttgtgttttctttcagCTCTTTACTTCTGTATGGCTTATCTTGCTCCCATGTTCCTAAGGCTTTAGCTGCATCTCTTGTGGCAGCTTCCATAGCAGCCAAAGTCCCTGATTCAAGCTGGAAGCCTCTTAGTTGGTCAATTGGACTGCAGTTACGATCTGGGGAAGATTCTGTGTCCGCAGGCTTAATAGTCTTCtaagaaaagaacaaaaagagaAACACAAATCATCCTCCTTTTCATAGAGACGCAACCCTGTGGGAAGATAGAAATTGTACCATGATCTATTCCTATCTAGCCTTAAAGGTAAAAAGTACAGCTGATAATGGGATAAATTACTCATGAAGCAGCTTCTCTATTAGGAATGTTCTCATTTCGCAACAATTTCACTAGAGCAAAACCACCTAAATGTCTtatggatttttctctctccaatgCTGTCTAGTAGAAGTGCCAAAAATGAGCAAGAACCAACATTTGTTTCTGAATAAGAAACAACTATCAAAAACcagaatatttaataataataataataatctttatttataccccgccaatgGGGAtttgggtggcttacatgaggccaagcccgaacataTTACAGCacgataaaaccaaaacataagcaacaagcaacagcattaaaattacatttaaaaaaaccaaaacatacgaatacagtaacaaaataacattacaataaacacaatcacagtgacagtgctGTCAAGATTGATTGTTACATATTTTTGGGGGGATGACCTAGCTAAAAAGATTTGCTCTTGTTTAATGTTCTTGGGGGAATTGACTTGTCATCACTAGAACAAGAAATCATGAGTGATCTGCTCTGTTAGCATTGACTTGTAGTTTACGTGCCACTTTGTTGAGTAATTGGGGACTAGACAGCCCTGCTTTTGAACAGAGTGGGGACAAATGACTACTCTGCTTGAGAGGTTGGAATGaggtctaatggttttaaattatagGAGAATAGATTTCTATTGGACATTAGAAGAAAAGTCTTGATTAGAGTGGCTCAGTAATGGAGGAAATAGTTGAGTGAGATTTGGGGGTTTCCTATGGATATCTTTTTAAAAGTGGCTGGGGAGCTACCTGCCAGGCATGCTTTAGCCCAGGGTTtatcaacctccctaatgccttgaccccttaatacagttcctcgtgttgtggtgatccccaaccatacaattattttcgttgctaccttcataactataatgttgctactgttatgaattgtaatgtaaatatctgatatgcaggtgcattttcattaactggacaaaatttggcacaaattgaaattctggtgggattgattttgtcatttgggagttgtagttgctgggatttatagttaacctacaatcagagcattctgaactccaccaacgatggaattgaaccaaatttggcatacagaactcccatggtcaacagaaagggtttggtgggcattgaccttgagttttgggagttgtagttcattcacatctagagagcactgtggactcaaacaatgatggatctggaccaaacttggcacgaatactcaatatgcccaaatgtgaaaactggtggagtttgaggaaaatagaccttgatatttgggtgttgcagttcacctacaatcaaagagcattctgaaccccaccagcgatagaattgagccaaacctcccacatagaaccaccatgaccaacagaaaatactgttgttttctgattgtctttggcaatcACTTTGACATCTCCTCACGCCTCCCCCCAAGGTGTCCTGACCCtcaagttgagaagcactgctctagctGGAAGTCCTGCACTGAGCAAGAGGTTGGATTTGATGGCACATGGGGTATTTTTCAACTCTACAATTTTATCTTTTCAATTTTAGGATGCAGAGAAGAAATTATTTTCCTCTTCCCATTCAGGAGCCATTGCACTTGTTCAAGAACTTCTGGTCATCTACCACAGATGTTTGTGGTGACTTTAACAACATATGAAAAAAGTATCTGAAACATTCAGTAAATACATGCTCAAGAGCATTGATTGTCTAGGACTTCCAGGTCTCTGTATACTATTTTTCCAGACACATATTGCTTCAAATAGCAATTAGATTTTTTAGATACTGTGTGGACCAGCTCAAAATGGCCTTGTATGTAACTGAATATACACCTTTCGGTGTTTATTGCTGGGAGCACCTACTATAGTATAAATGTGTATGAGTTTTATCTGATGGTGAAAAATGGCTACTGTTATTTTGATGTAAGCAAGGGTTTAGCTATTGGAAAGACAAAATGAGAACATTCCCCTCAAATTTTCCTTCAACTTCCAAAATGTATAACATTGCAGGCAGTAAACAGTGAACATAGTTCACACCTGAATCAAAAGATTACCTTACCTTTTCTAGCACCAATGAAATTGGACCTTCATTTTCTTCCAGATCTAGTCTTTTAGTGATAGGTTGACTTGCAGTGGATAGCGCACACTTTGGGGAACTTCTCTTCCGACTGTTAACAGGAGGAGGCACAAAAGCTTTTGATAGACAAGCCGAATCTTGGTCGTTACAATCTCCATTTCCCTTTTCTTGAAGACTCTCCTTTGTGAAACTGTCATGAAGATTGCCACACAGCATATAAAGTGATGGAATGTACACAAAAGGTTGATTGGGAAGCACAGTGGTTTTCCTGGTCTCCTTTTTGGAAGCTGACAGAGCAGAGAGTGGCAGAGCTTGATCATGCATCCCATTGGACAAAGACAGTCGTGACACATCAGAGGTGGCATTTAAAGGCAGGGTGGGAAATGCCTTAAGACAATAGTCTGAGTCTCCGGGAACAGGAAGGACAGAGAAGGGAGAAATGATGCCCAGGTTCCTTGTAGCTTCATAGCTTTGACTACAAAGATGAAAGAAACAATTACGACTAGATGCATGCCATACTCTTCTTAGCTTAACCAACCCAAACATCTAAATTTGGATACTTTTTATTATTCAATTTTAACATCTATGGAAAGTCAGTGGTAGCTTCGGAAATCATATTCACTCATGAAATGAACAGAAGAGTTCACATCAGATTATTGTTACCTTTGCCTTGCTTATGTTTAAGAGGGTTCCAGACACACAGATACATTTCATCACCTTTTTGGAAGCAGTTTGTCAACATTAGGACTGGGAAACTACCAGCATAAAATGGACAAtggagctttgattatgttttatgtGAATTCTTTAATACCATTTATATTCAATGCTACTAAATATAATACTCTAATGGCGCAGTGGgtgaaaccgctgagctgctgaacttgctcaccaataggttggtggttcaaattgaATATCggcagcggggtgagcttccgctgttagccccagcttctgtcaacctaacagttcgaaaacatgcaaatatgagtagatcaataggtacctctcagGTGGGAcgttaatggcgctccatgcagttatgctagtcacatgaccttggaggcgtctacggacaatgccggctgttcagcttagaaatggagatgagcaccaccccccagagtcagacatgactagacttaaatgtcaggggaagcctttacctttaatttaattatgttttaatgtttgtatatttttagattttaaatgcttttaatggaagccgctttgagtctccttgaggaGATAAAAAGCaggtataaacaaacaaacaacagaacagcagcagcagaaatcTCATTCAAAATGCCCATTTATATTATTTGATTtgtatgtttctttttcttttttttttagaacTGGAACTCAAGCAGCTTTAGACTTGGTGTTCAGTAACCATGGTCTTCCAGGGTATCCAAGGAGTGGTAGATAAAGTCTGATTGTATGTCTTTTGTTATATTAGACACTAAAATGCTTGATATGGTATTCACAATATGCATTCTTGAGAAAATTATAGTGATTTGTGTCCTATCTTTGCATAGGAAAGGAAATAAAGTAATACACTAGGGGGTCCTTTCCATTCTTTGTGTTGTGATTAGTGCTTATGTGCTAAAAGGCCAAATCTAGGAGGAGCCACACAAGTAAAGCTTCTCTAACCCATGAAATTCTTTGTGAGTTGTGTGTTCTCTTTGGATGATTCATATGCCAACTACAGTCTCCCCTctaaaaatacacaaaatgcaCATGAGTTATTTGTGGTAGATTAATTGAGAACATAGTTTTTGTGGATTACAGGTGAACTCTCAATTTACCTTTTGTCATTTTCTATCTTCTGACAGCAAACAGATGTAAGATTTATCATTTTGGAGCAGTAATCATCTGGAAAACAAAGAAAAGGTGGAACATTTGATTGATCACTATCGTCATACTCTGTGAGGAGCAGATGCACAAACATTCAGTTGCATCTTTACTAGACGGTCTAAAAATGGCCAAGAGATGTGAAAAGTCAAGGAGACAATACCTTGCAATCTCTTTGATAGCCATTGTCACAAGGAACTCAGAAGCATCACCTCAATAATGACTGATTTTCTACATTGTGTCATGATCACTCCTTCTGTTCCCTTTCACAACTCCTATTTCTAGGTCAGCAACTTGTCTTTGTATTACAGCTATTATCTGACACCTACAGTTTCTTGCTTTGTCCTTCAACGTTACTTCACATCATCACTCTCCCAGCACTAAGCATCCTGCCTTATAAATATGGCTTTACAGGAAAGTCCATATAAAATGTAGAGATTCACAAATGTGGCTGAATTTGGTGGTTAGCCAACCTGTATGCTTGCGAGAATGCACTGTCATGGATCAGTGAGTTTTGGAGATGTCCCAAGCCTTCAAGAAATATGGGACTGTGAATTTGCTATATGTGGGCACTTCAACCCATCTTTGCTCAGTGCTTATAAACAAAATCCTTACTGCTCCCTGCTGAGTTTAAAAGTAGGGAAAAGGATCATCTTTGGTGACAACACACACAACTGTGCTTCTGAAGTTAACTCTGGATTAAAAGCTTTAAAGGTACAGGTATATGTAGGTATAgtgtaggtatgggcaaacccagtccTGGGGGCCACATGCAGCCCCTTGGACtcatttctcaggccctcctctctcaccatcctgtccttccttctctctttccttcctccttccctccctctttctctccctccttccttcccttccacccttttgtccttccttccttccctctttcctccctcctttcccttctttcttcccttcccttttgtctttccttccttctctttcctccctacttccccttctctctttctccttcctctcttcccttctctttttgtcttttcttccctctttcctccctcctcttccatccatccttccttccttccttccttctcttcctcccttttctttttccttcctccttggggATGAGTAGAGAAGGAACACATGAACCATATTTCCAGAATTTAAAAAGGCGTcccattgaggggggggggggctgactttctgctgctttagagagCAGGGCACAAGGGAACAAAGGGTTCAAATGGAAGGGAAAGATTCAACTGAaaaaattagaaagaacttcATGAGAGCAAGAGATGTCAGAGAGTGGTGTAGGTtgcctgggaatgtggtggagtctccttctgtggaggcttttctgctgactgtctatcgggagtgctttgattgtgacttcctgcatggcagggggttggactggatggcccttgggggtttcttccagctctaggattctgtatCAGGAGTAGGTAATAcagggtctcatggatacactttttctctcttgtcCACCATCTTATCCTGACCaagactacatttcccatctTTACTTTTTGCCTccgaaagaggaaggggaggaaagagcagggaggtgacttggggagaaccccctccctcctggcccacccactatgcagcccccaaattagaaagtttgcccatgcttggtatagTGGTATGGCACCCTACCTCTTTTCCTAGGTCCAGGCCCAGCAGAAGAACTGGGGCTTATTCTGTTAACCGAAGAAAAAGGATACTCCTTGGCTTGCATGATGAGTGCATATGTAAATTCCTGGGAAAACTGCAGCCTATTCAAAGTGAATCCTCTGCATTTTATAGTTCATTTCTATTCTCTCGTCAAACTTGTACCAAAATAGCTGTGCACAGATTGTGCCGCATTTAACATACCAGGCCTCCTTTACGTTACATGCTGTGCCCCTCGGATCCATTGTTACAGAATTCTGGTAAGACCTTCAAATCACTTTATAAAAACTTTACAGTGCAAAAAGTGTGAAAGTGCTATAAATGGGATTGTTCCAGTCAGTTCCATCTTACCAGcaaccataaaataatattttcccctTCCATTTAGAGAGCATTGCGCTGTCTGCCAAATTCTAACAAAAGAAACACACCCTGGCTCAAGTTGGGGGGAGACAAATAGATTTAACAATGCACCAATCTACAGATGTAAACCAGAACACTGTTGGTAGAGTACAAGCCCTGCGGCCATTACCTTGCCTCCCGCGGCGTGGGCTGCTGGGCTCAGAGCTGACTTCCCTCTTGACCACTTCGGAAGGCTGCACAGTGTTGAAGGAGGCGTGACGGGACATCCGCTCTTTTCTAGCCGTGCACGCCTGGTGTGGAAAGCGTGGTGCCCCTTTCACTTCTGATAAAGCAGCACAGGCCGAAAGGTCCATCTTGATGTCACCTAAATAGATGCATTCTTGTTAAGTTAGTTAGTTGGAAAAGCTTCTTTTGGGGGGATTATAGATCCCAAAAATTTATATTAGCACAGGCTGCTATAGTCCCACTCTTACCCCCTCCCCAAAGGATTATTTCCAAATTCTGGAGATAATTTAGTCATTGTACAGTTTACTGTGTCACAAAACCAGTACATCAGGCTAAAACAGATGCTTTCTCCTGTCCAAAAATTAATATCCTACATTGGAAAATAAATTACACCTCGTTCTAACAATTTTCACACCACCATCTGTCCAATTCCCAGGTATCTGGCCAACACATAGAATgctaaagtattgtcgaaggctttcatggccggaatcactgggttgttgtagattttttcgggctatatggccttgttctagaggcattctctcctgacctttcgcctgcatctatggcaagcatcctcagaggttgtgaggatgcttgccatagatgcaggcgaaatgtcaggagagaatgcctctggaacatggccatgtagcctgaaaaaacctacaacagcccaatgcTAAAATATCTCTTTGTTTTACATCTGAATGTCATGTACATAATGTCAACTTGTGTGAGAAGACTATGTTACTAAACATTCTGGCCAATGTTTTAATCCAAATCATGCTTCTGAAGTGTACATTTACActtatgtgatttatttatttatttacttactgtatttctataccaGCTTTCTCACTTCTGAGGGGACTTGAGGCGGTTTATAACATAGTCAAGTTAAAAGttcccctttgacattaagtctagtcatatcttaCTCTGGCGGGCggtgctcacctccattcctaagccgaagagtcagcgtcatctgtagacgcctccaaagtcatgtggtgaGCTTGACTAGATGGAGTGTCATtagcttcccgcagaagcagtaactattgatctattcacatttgtatgtttttgaactgttaggttggcagaagttggggctaacagcgggagaacacctcgctccccggatttgaaccactgacctttcagtcagaaagttcagcagctcagtgttttaatccgctgtgccaccTGGGACTCCAtatggtttacaacatactaataaaaattcagtgccaacatacatgtaaaatcataataacagtaatatataACTGAATTAAAACcgttaaacataaaacataaacaacacttaaacattaagacaaagcattaaaacaccctagtataaatattaaaatcacattgtATACCCTTACTATCCTGCTGAGTAAATGGACAAACAATGGCTGTGCTAAAATCCCACTGAACTAAATGGTAGCTTGAATGCGCTGACAAATAATTACGCATCATCTAACAAAGTGCACCTGCATGGGAAATTGTTACACCTGAGTAACTCTGCTTATGCAACTATGAACTGAACTTGCATGTTGCACAATAGCCCCCAAGCTAGAATGACATGTGTCAGGGAATGTATATGTGTACAACACCAACAAATTCTCTGTGTCTCTCATATTCTTTATTTTGGCACATCAGCTACCTTActgacgcttacttcttgggaggagagcaatgtccagtctcgataaaatagtgaagagtagagacatcagactggcaacaaagatccgcctagtcaaagccatggtattccctgtagtaacctacggatgtgagagctggaccttagggaaggctgagcgaaggaagatcgatgcttttgagctgtggtgttggaggaaagttctgagagtgccttggactgcgagaagatccaaccagtccatcctccaggaaataaagcccgactgctcactggagggaaagatactagagacaaagttgaagtactttggccacatcatgaggagacaggaaggcctagagaagacaattatgctggggaaagtggaaggcaaaaggaagaggggccgaccaagggcaagatggatggatggcatccttgaagtgactggactgaccttgagggagctgggggtggtaacggccgacagggagctctggcgtgggctggtccatgaggtcacgaagagtcggagacgactgaacgaatgaacaacaacaacaacaaagctaccTTTGGTAAAGTGACCTCTCTGTAGGGCACCTCTGCCATGTTAAGGACCCAGCTTTCTATTCATATGTCCCTGGATGTTACAAGGCTTCTTTTACATAGATACAGAAAACTGTTTAACCCTATCTAGGTGGCAAGGATCAGGTATGGCAATAACATACTCATAGGAAGAGACATATTATAAAGAAAATTACCATTGTCTCCACTGAATTCCACAGGCCCAATCCACTTAAAAGCTGGCTTACGTCCTCTCTCTTCTGTTACGTGCACTTTCTTGATGAGCCCAAGGCTTGTCAAGACATTGGCAATATCATATAACCTTCGTACCTTTGctgaaaataaagttgtttaaaatttaaataaatatttacactaTAACGAAATGCTAATcaggcataacaacaacaataacaacaactttgttcttgtatcccgccactatctccccgaagggacttgggacggCTTACACAAGAGCACAAGGTACCTAAAAGCAAGTcatgaaataaaacacaaataaaatacaatttaataaaacacataagcatgtaacaacagcataaaactaAGACTAAAACGGTGCTCATCCATCAGTGGCAATAGCTAGTGTAaacatggccaggctgtaaacaatagggcCAGGGAATTGGGAATAAATATAGCTGTAACCACGGGagagaaggcatgggataaagtgcaaggctgcataacaAATTCATAGATCAACTAGGGACTAgatgttctcaaaagcttgtttgaatagCCAAATCCTTGAAAAATATGGGGAATATGTATAAAAATGCTTCTGTTTTTTGTGGTGGGTGTGGACCAAACTCTTACTTTGATCAGTAACTGGACTCCCTAGTAGGTATGAATGGATTTATCTTTTAAGGACTAATATAGAGTACTATATTAAAAccagtattttatattatactcTTTGAATGCAGTCTGCTACTATAAAGGCTAGTCAAATAATGACCCTGAGCTTGGACACATTAATTTTGATCAATGACGGTTGCAGTCTCTTTGAAATATATTAATAACCCAACACATGACAATACATTTCATTTGGTGGTTTGTGTGCTATCATTGAAGTCAGCATTATAGGAGATGGTGCCATTTATCATTTTACCATTTACTCTCATGATCATTTATCTTCAAGCACAATGGACAAGACGTATTCAGGAGCTCATACACACACCTTCCCATGATAATTCCAGTGCAACCCGTGGTTTACGAGCAGCTCCTGTATGACCTGATAATTATTTTCAGGGAAGACATTTCCTTGAAGACTCTAAAACAGCAAATATGCAATCTGGTCCTTTCTCTATGACAATTATACTCCTCAGCAACCAAATGATTATTCACCCCCCAGAGAAATAATCCTTACTTTTAAACTTGCTGTGATCGGCTGTATCCTGGCTTTCTTCTATCAATATTTTTGCTGCTATGTCAAGAGTGACTATCTTGGTTTTGGAGACGAGGAACAGCATGACAAATTTTTGGCTCATAATCCTCAATGACttgtcctttctgctgtttgcaGACGCTGTATTACAAACACAACCCAAGTCTCAGCATGTTATTTCTATCACCACCAAGAAAGCATTATATATAAAGGTTTTGCGCAcaggattaaaaaaaagaagcaaccccccaccccaaacccacatttcctttttggaaagCAGGACTTCTTTTAATGAGCAGAAAATAATTGCCTGCAACAGATGGATAGTTCGACTTTAATCATCTTCTAGAAAGGACAGTAATATATCTTTAAGAACTACATTGGAAAGTTATACATTCTGGTCAGGTTTTATCAATGCAGAGTGCCAGAGCAAAGAAGAGTGAAACCATACTATGAGGCTTATGTTCTAGAAATATGTAAACTGGAAGTCAGCACGAAGAAGTAAGAGAAATGTGGGTGTACTTGGCATGTGGATGAGAAGACAGACTCAAAAGGTGATTATGATATATGGTagttaaagaaaaaagaagactCGTCTTGCAAAAGATCATTTTAGATATAATCATTTTGCTTAtaattaaaaatggtcagaaatattaaaaattaactgggtattttttattacaaaagtgtgagtcaaacaCTGAACGAGTTAGTAAGCCAAAGCCTATTAGAGTCAggggaccaaagctagtgtcatcctgaggacagtgagtaggccaaagcctattagAGTTGGCGagtcaaagctagtgttgtcctcaGAAGTCTAAGGTaaatctctgtgtgagagaagcctcatgtgagaaatctccagtatgaaggctgctgtgtgcaaAGCTAccgtgtatttgtttatttgtgttatggaaaccttattcttgtaaatagtgcaaccatattattttgctataaagaaaagcttcCTATGGAAGAGAGAACATTAGTCtgggtgtttttgttctttttatcacttttgactactggtgctgggtcacttTGCTCCTGCTAAGTTACTCTGTACATTTAtgattttgttaataagcccactcgcccaacaaaatTTGGAAGAATCTGATGACAGCAAGAATCTTTACCTTGCCAATGCTTTCAGTTAACTTACCAGACGGACAATCTGTCTCTGAGAAGTCAAGCAACTGTCGGTCTTGGAAATCGAAAAAGGTCTCCTTTTTATTCTCTCCAAATCTACACTCGAGGTCTAACTCTTTATGTTGGAAATAGGCCATAAGTTCTTCATATTTTTGCAACTCTCCTATTTCCTGGAGGTTTTTCAGAGTCTGACTCAAGCTATGACGACCATGCCAACAATACTGATTCTTAGCTACCCGACTAACGAGATCAAGAGATTCCAAGACATTCACTATGTCATAAATTCGTCTGCGTTCCACTCCTGGATGTagagacaaaaataaaaccaacagAAATAAGCCATAACATCATTTGTCTTGGAAGAATGTAAGTAATGCAGGTTCAAACATCCAAAACAGTGCAAACAATGATTCCTAACAGCTCTAACATCTACTGGCTATTATCAATACCAGAAACATAAACAAATGTCAAAGTGCTAACATTTTTGACTTGGCTGAAATTGATTTACTTCATCGAAGAGAGAAATAATGTCATATTACAACAGAAAATTGGTCCCTTAGAGACCACTTTCCAGAGCAGAATTGTAAGAAGCATTCCTATGTGTCACATCTGATCACAATGTTTAAGATGAGTTATCAGGCTCAAACCAAACAGTTTGTGCATCAAGAACCTGCTCCACCCACTCATCTTAGTCACCACTGTGTCAATCAGGAGAGAAAATTATATATAATTCTAGCTCCTAGACAGTTTTAAATTCCTAACACATTGCCATCCCATAAACAATTT includes these proteins:
- the E2F7 gene encoding transcription factor E2F7, translating into MPLRCITRGAGAEKRTARRMEVNCLTLKDLISPKHTRIDFIDEDRESAQKENIFDRPRMTPKTPMKIEPIDLSKQKSIAPEANPVTPVKLTDRPLADPWTPTANLKMLISAASPDMRDREKKKELFRPIENNEFSDAFPDSLQCDAVDDGMTDDYEKQRPSRKQKSLGLLCQKFLARYPSYPLSAEKTTISLDEVASSLGVERRRIYDIVNVLESLDLVSRVAKNQYCWHGRHSLSQTLKNLQEIGELQKYEELMAYFQHKELDLECRFGENKKETFFDFQDRQLLDFSETDCPSASANSRKDKSLRIMSQKFVMLFLVSKTKIVTLDIAAKILIEESQDTADHSKFKTKVRRLYDIANVLTSLGLIKKVHVTEERGRKPAFKWIGPVEFSGDNGDIKMDLSACAALSEVKGAPRFPHQACTARKERMSRHASFNTVQPSEVVKREVSSEPSSPRRGRQDDYCSKMINLTSVCCQKIENDKSQSYEATRNLGIISPFSVLPVPGDSDYCLKAFPTLPLNATSDVSRLSLSNGMHDQALPLSALSASKKETRKTTVLPNQPFVYIPSLYMLCGNLHDSFTKESLQEKGNGDCNDQDSACLSKAFVPPPVNSRKRSSPKCALSTASQPITKRLDLEENEGPISLVLEKKTIKPADTESSPDRNCSPIDQLRGFQLESGTLAAMEAATRDAAKALGTWEQDKPYRSKELKENTKENEQTSQENDKQPSLPQYFFTAGLNGFNVLFPASQTPAPVGLSSSHLPSLNVPCMMVPSSALAPVPLIYSPAVTASQVSSAPSGSFPSVTCMNFSMPGLTSTTPVFIGTPAVVAQNSSPLPARELHQQVHSAAHLSPVPGSVKADSAICMGQPVTLLKLQQPSSTPLTPKNMRPAPKEAFFKTPGSLEDPTAWRKNEGSQSRAASSVQRRLEISSSSSD